The following coding sequences lie in one Anaerolineae bacterium genomic window:
- a CDS encoding maleylpyruvate isomerase family mycothiol-dependent enzyme, with product MKRDSLKPVEPILVVELFPRERDHLLTLLARLSPEEWNRPTACAGWSVKDVALHLLGDDIGLLSRAPDFKFKPIAGVESWQDLVAFINHNNKLWVQAMRRMSTGLLVELLAFTGQKVYQRLRSLDLFALGSPVSWAGPHLAPIWLDVAREYTERWMHHQHIREAVHQPGLKEPSFFGPVLATFGRALPHTYRTIAAPKGAVIKVVISGEAGGTWLLLKEDEGWGLYQGQAENFNTLVTMDQEFTWRLFTKGIRRDEAEKSILIEGNRALALPILDAVAIIA from the coding sequence TTGAAAAGAGATAGCCTAAAGCCCGTTGAACCGATTTTGGTGGTAGAACTCTTTCCCCGAGAAAGAGACCACTTGCTGACCCTCCTGGCCCGATTGTCGCCTGAAGAGTGGAACAGACCCACTGCCTGCGCCGGTTGGTCGGTGAAGGATGTGGCTCTGCACTTGTTAGGGGACGACATCGGCCTGCTTTCCAGAGCGCCCGACTTTAAATTTAAGCCGATAGCGGGAGTAGAGAGTTGGCAGGATTTAGTGGCCTTTATCAACCACAATAACAAATTATGGGTGCAGGCCATGCGGCGCATGAGCACCGGCCTGTTGGTCGAACTCTTGGCCTTTACCGGCCAAAAAGTTTACCAACGCCTCCGTTCGCTTGATCTATTTGCTTTGGGGTCGCCTGTGAGTTGGGCCGGCCCCCATCTGGCCCCCATCTGGCTGGACGTAGCCCGGGAGTACACGGAGCGCTGGATGCACCACCAGCATATTCGAGAGGCGGTGCATCAACCCGGTCTCAAGGAACCATCCTTCTTTGGGCCGGTGTTGGCTACCTTTGGGCGAGCTTTGCCCCATACCTACCGCACCATTGCGGCCCCCAAAGGGGCAGTGATAAAGGTGGTCATTTCCGGCGAAGCCGGGGGAACCTGGCTTCTGCTGAAAGAAGACGAAGGCTGGGGACTCTACCAGGGGCAGGCTGAAAATTTCAACACTCTGGTTACCATGGACCAGGAGTTTACCTGGCGCTTGTTCACCAAAGGTATCCGTCGAGATGAAGCCGAAAAAAGTATCTTGATTGAGGGTAATCGCGCCTTGGCCCTGCCGATTCTTGACGCAGTGGCCATTATTGCCTGA
- a CDS encoding transglutaminase domain-containing protein, with product MNGRHRIYKTKSVGFLAAGMVLTVAWAISATGWVKDGLDIVVYVGLAAVIIGLMLARSLLPGSIAHLFSIVIGVACSFWTTSRLLPDQYTWPERWEDLMFRLNYWYNQAIQGGVSHDNLMFILQMGVIVWAMGYLTIWFVFRSGKVWHAIVPGGLVLIINLYYAPKDITFWFLIYLLLSLLLVIRFNLFNQEAKWRTEGVFFQPDISFDFLRDGLIFSALVIGLAWITPPVLTETPDLFEEFQGTWHDLQSHWNRLYADLNYRDPGQIGTFGQSFTLGGPRQLTDEPIMDVNLTGGSGGYWRATVYDEYTGLGWRNTDEASATFGPEDRLALPVFDARYPVTQTYTFYHDGSVALYAINHPIRLDRSAKVTFNAIPSTSSAPGQRPSWSGSEGPWVEEITYIRSNAAVDRGESYRVVSAASGATVEQLQTAGAAYPAWVTERYLQIPSTVTARTRQLARELTAPFDNPFAQAEAIERYLRNALEYNEQIDAPPPEVDKVDYILFELKQAYCDYYASAMVIMLRAEGIPARLAVGFAQGDFDREQDVFHVVNADAHSWVEVYFPKYGWVEFEPTAAQPRIVRPIAADDDSALADNGPAPENLPESDRIPGHLENIPIDEEIGGGQLPLLTLNLSWLGFQISIPRSSVKGGLTFMGVVLLAGLAGAGFWWCQQQSQAAKNIFSLYQNMVRLAGWMGAALRPWHTPYEHTAIIQRHLPAHQHEVETITKEYVHQTFSPAGAKNRDAAQPVAPTVSIESSLAWRRLRPEMIKLALKRRWPW from the coding sequence ATGAACGGACGACACCGGATCTATAAAACCAAATCGGTAGGGTTTTTGGCCGCAGGCATGGTGTTGACCGTGGCCTGGGCCATTAGCGCCACCGGCTGGGTTAAAGACGGATTGGATATTGTGGTTTATGTGGGCCTGGCCGCAGTGATTATTGGCCTGATGTTGGCCCGCAGTTTATTGCCCGGCAGTATTGCCCATCTCTTCAGCATCGTCATCGGTGTAGCTTGCTCTTTTTGGACGACCAGCCGCCTGCTGCCAGACCAGTATACCTGGCCGGAACGGTGGGAAGACCTCATGTTTCGCCTGAATTATTGGTATAACCAGGCCATCCAGGGTGGCGTTAGCCACGACAACTTGATGTTTATCTTGCAAATGGGCGTTATTGTGTGGGCGATGGGCTACCTGACCATCTGGTTTGTTTTTCGTTCTGGCAAAGTGTGGCACGCCATTGTGCCGGGCGGGTTGGTGCTCATTATCAATCTCTATTATGCCCCCAAAGATATCACCTTTTGGTTTCTCATCTATCTGTTGCTTTCCTTGCTGTTGGTCATCCGTTTTAACCTGTTCAATCAAGAGGCAAAATGGCGCACCGAGGGCGTTTTCTTTCAGCCCGACATCAGCTTTGACTTTTTACGAGATGGCCTGATCTTCTCGGCCCTGGTCATTGGCCTGGCCTGGATTACGCCCCCGGTGCTGACGGAAACCCCGGACCTTTTTGAGGAATTTCAAGGCACCTGGCACGATTTGCAAAGTCACTGGAATCGCCTCTATGCCGATTTGAACTATCGCGATCCGGGCCAAATTGGTACATTTGGCCAATCGTTTACCCTGGGCGGGCCGCGCCAACTGACCGATGAGCCAATCATGGACGTTAACCTTACCGGCGGGTCAGGTGGTTACTGGCGGGCCACCGTCTACGACGAATACACCGGCCTGGGTTGGCGCAACACCGACGAGGCATCGGCTACCTTTGGCCCCGAGGACCGGCTGGCCCTACCTGTCTTTGACGCCCGCTATCCGGTTACCCAAACTTATACCTTTTACCATGATGGTTCGGTTGCTCTTTATGCCATAAACCACCCGATCCGGTTGGATCGTTCGGCTAAAGTTACATTCAACGCCATTCCCTCCACGTCCAGCGCGCCCGGCCAACGGCCAAGCTGGTCTGGTTCCGAAGGGCCGTGGGTGGAGGAGATCACCTATATTCGCAGCAACGCGGCCGTGGACCGGGGCGAAAGTTATCGGGTGGTTTCAGCCGCCAGTGGGGCCACCGTGGAGCAACTGCAAACAGCCGGCGCCGCCTACCCGGCCTGGGTCACCGAACGTTATCTACAAATCCCCAGTACCGTCACCGCCCGCACCCGCCAATTGGCCCGCGAGCTGACCGCGCCTTTTGACAACCCCTTTGCCCAGGCCGAGGCCATTGAACGTTACCTGCGTAACGCGCTTGAGTACAACGAGCAAATTGACGCTCCCCCGCCCGAGGTGGATAAAGTAGATTATATCCTCTTTGAGCTTAAACAGGCCTATTGTGACTATTATGCTTCGGCGATGGTCATCATGCTGCGGGCGGAGGGTATTCCGGCTCGCCTGGCAGTGGGGTTTGCCCAGGGTGATTTTGATAGAGAACAAGATGTTTTCCACGTGGTCAACGCCGACGCCCATTCCTGGGTGGAGGTCTACTTTCCCAAATACGGCTGGGTTGAGTTTGAACCTACGGCGGCCCAACCTCGCATTGTTCGTCCCATTGCGGCAGACGACGATTCTGCTCTGGCCGATAATGGCCCTGCTCCTGAAAACCTGCCTGAGAGCGATAGAATTCCGGGCCACCTGGAAAACATTCCCATTGATGAAGAGATAGGCGGCGGCCAGTTGCCCCTGCTCACCCTGAATTTATCCTGGTTGGGTTTTCAAATCAGTATCCCCCGTTCATCAGTTAAGGGCGGGCTGACCTTTATGGGCGTCGTCCTATTGGCCGGGCTGGCCGGAGCGGGTTTCTGGTGGTGCCAACAACAAAGTCAAGCCGCTAAAAATATCTTCAGCCTTTACCAAAATATGGTCAGGCTGGCCGGTTGGATGGGAGCGGCCCTTCGTCCCTGGCACACTCCCTACGAACACACTGCCATTATCCAGCGGCACTTGCCGGCTCACCAGCATGAAGTGGAAACAATTACCAAGGAATATGTGCACCAAACCTTCAGCCCGGCCGGGGCAAAAAATAGGGACGCAGCTCAACCTGTCGCCCCCACGGTCTCCATCGAAAGCAGCCTGGCCTGGCGCCGCCTGCGCCCGGAGATGATCAAACTGGCCTTAAAACGGCGCTGGCCGTGGTAA
- a CDS encoding threonylcarbamoyl-AMP synthase, with protein sequence MSQILSAASPKAIRLARRLLQEGGVVAFPTDTVYGVGANAFERFAVRQIFTVKQRPQHKSLPVFIYQIDDLNLVARAVPNRAWPLLQKFWPGALTVVLPKNPALPRDVTAGQETVAVRIPDHPVCLELVIRLGRPLAVTSANLSGRPTPVTAQGVAEQLGESLPLVLDGGPSPAARPSTIIDLSRTPPRLLRQGPISAAALREFLPDLQTDEDS encoded by the coding sequence ATGAGCCAGATCTTATCCGCTGCTTCGCCCAAAGCCATCAGGCTGGCCCGCCGCCTGCTGCAAGAAGGAGGGGTGGTTGCTTTTCCCACCGATACCGTTTACGGAGTGGGGGCCAATGCTTTTGAACGTTTTGCCGTGCGCCAGATTTTTACCGTCAAACAGCGGCCCCAACACAAATCGCTGCCGGTGTTCATTTACCAAATTGACGACCTCAACCTGGTGGCCCGCGCTGTGCCCAACCGGGCCTGGCCCTTGCTGCAAAAGTTTTGGCCGGGCGCGCTGACCGTGGTGCTGCCTAAAAATCCCGCCCTGCCCCGCGACGTGACCGCCGGGCAAGAGACTGTGGCCGTTCGCATCCCCGACCATCCGGTGTGCCTGGAATTGGTCATCCGGCTGGGCCGTCCCCTGGCCGTTACCAGCGCCAACCTGTCGGGCCGGCCTACCCCGGTCACGGCCCAGGGCGTGGCCGAACAGTTGGGAGAAAGCCTGCCGCTGGTGCTGGATGGCGGTCCCAGCCCTGCCGCCCGGCCCTCTACCATCATTGACCTGAGCCGCACGCCGCCCCGCCTGCTGCGGCAGGGGCCAATTAGCGCGGCGGCCCTGCGAGAGTTTTTGCCGGATTTGCAAACAGATGAGGACAGTTAA
- a CDS encoding threonine/serine dehydratase, whose product MDILNEILRAETRIRAYTRETMLAYSPYLSQLGRAKVYCKLENLQYTGSFKARGAMNKVLSLTAAARERGVVTASTGNHGAAVARSAQTVHATGLVFVPENASPVKVQAIERLGATVRYYGQDCMETEYYARQFAVEHELVYVPPYNDAQVIGGQGTIGLELTRQLERIGAVFVSLGGGGLISGIAGYLKAVQPDVQIIACSPENSQVMIQSVQAGKIMDVPSRPTLSDGTAGGVEAGSITFELCQELVDEYVTVTEAEIKESLRLFIETEHMLIEGAAAVAVAAYVKTRHRWAGQNVVIVICGGNISLEMLKQVLLD is encoded by the coding sequence GTGGACATTTTGAATGAAATATTACGCGCCGAAACGCGCATTCGAGCCTATACGCGGGAAACCATGCTGGCCTATTCCCCTTACCTTAGCCAGCTGGGCCGGGCCAAGGTTTACTGCAAATTGGAAAATCTGCAATATACCGGCTCTTTCAAGGCGCGGGGCGCGATGAACAAGGTTCTCTCCTTAACGGCGGCGGCACGAGAACGGGGGGTGGTGACGGCTTCCACGGGCAATCACGGCGCAGCGGTGGCCCGTAGCGCGCAGACGGTCCACGCTACCGGGCTGGTTTTTGTTCCAGAAAACGCCAGCCCGGTTAAAGTCCAGGCCATTGAGCGGCTTGGCGCCACTGTGCGTTATTACGGCCAGGATTGTATGGAAACCGAATATTACGCGCGCCAATTTGCGGTTGAGCATGAGCTGGTTTACGTGCCGCCCTACAACGACGCGCAAGTGATCGGTGGACAGGGGACCATTGGCCTTGAGTTGACCCGCCAGCTTGAGCGGATAGGCGCGGTGTTTGTTTCCCTGGGTGGGGGAGGGTTGATTTCCGGCATTGCCGGCTATCTCAAAGCTGTTCAGCCCGATGTGCAAATCATTGCTTGTTCGCCTGAAAATTCGCAGGTCATGATTCAATCGGTGCAGGCGGGTAAAATAATGGATGTGCCCTCGCGGCCTACCCTGTCCGATGGGACGGCGGGGGGAGTGGAGGCCGGCTCGATCACATTTGAGTTATGCCAGGAGTTGGTGGATGAATATGTGACGGTTACGGAAGCTGAGATCAAGGAAAGTTTACGGCTGTTTATAGAAACAGAACACATGCTCATCGAAGGGGCGGCGGCGGTTGCGGTGGCGGCCTATGTAAAAACCCGCCACCGATGGGCCGGTCAAAATGTGGTTATTGTAATTTGCGGCGGAAATATCAGCCTGGAAATGCTGAAACAGGTTCTGTTAGATTGA